A genomic stretch from Aedes albopictus strain Foshan chromosome 2, AalbF5, whole genome shotgun sequence includes:
- the LOC115263541 gene encoding uncharacterized protein LOC115263541, translating to MFTIVRFPQNSIRSRLDKIRQFWSNEGPGGDCFWLLDLFTLVGGINSATTCRFKWGHYIRYLSNSVYLYLGFVFLLQVIHSLQHQKDDVTLVVFECLKLFIYIVAVTKILMLAHVQKPVAIVKNFIIGNSVTSGNDSFDELEQRMFENRARTTIKLSIAMILSNVVAFSVPNSATEKVLGLPPLLQGFRQPMSSILRYLAIYCIPLGLVSRFFTNFTTLVTLLLGMRAKLRMLAYRFAQILVQTGVDADYTLERIDRDLRATLGQQMEYWRVLNDLKHLVGKLFFLVHYSSVFTVGAFLFNALQTGMNIFSAQLASGAVFFLLEHYFQCSLVETLQDEVDTIGDIIYELCAKLPYSKEHHSEYVQMRSSLMIIWMNTISGVSMSSYGLSNISTLTFVDLAHTAYAVLTFFTSVG from the exons ATGTTTACTATTGTTCGTTTCCCACAGAATTCCATTCGCTCAAGGCTGGACAAAATTCGTCAATTTTGGTCCAATGAAGGACCCGGTGGTGATTGCTTCTGGTTGCTGGACTTGTTCACGTTAGTTGGAG GGATCAATAGTGCAACTACGTGCAGGTTCAAATGGGGACATTACATTCGTTATCTCAGCAATTCCGTATATCTGTACCTTGGCTTCGTATTCCTTCTTCAAGTGATCCATTCGCTGCAGCATCAAAAAGACGATGTAACCCTTGTGGTATTTGAATGTTTGAAACTATTCATCTACATTGTTGCAGTTACGAAGATACTCATGCTCGCTCATGTCCAAAAACCGGTTGCGATCGTTAAGAATTTCATTATTGGAAACAGTGTGACCTCTGGTAACGATAGTTTCGATGAGCTTGAACAACGAATGTTCGAAAATCGTGCCCGAACAACGATAAAGCTTTCGATTGCTATGATACTTTCGAATGTAGTGGCTTTTTCGGTGCCAAATTCTGCCACAGAAAAAGTACTTGGATTACCACCTCTGCTGCAGGGTTTCCGACAACCAATGTCGAGCATTCTGCGCTATTTGGCCATTTATTGCATACCCTTAGGATTGGTTAGTaggtttttcacaaatttcactaCTCTCGTCACTTTGCTACTGGGAATGCGCGCCAAGCTTAGAATGCTAGCTTATCGATTTGCGCAGATATTGGTTCAGACAGGAGTTGATGCGGATTACACATTGGAGCGCATTGATCGAGATCTGAGGGCAACCTTAGGTCAGCAAATGGAATATTGGAG AGTATTAAACGATCTGAAGCATCTGGTAGGGAAATTGTTTTTCCTGGTTCATTATTCATCGGTTTTTACCGTCGGTGCGTTTCTGTTCAATGCTCTCCAGACTGGAATGAACATATTCTCAGCACAGCTTGCATCCGGTGCCGTATTTTTCCTGCTGGAACACTATTTTCAGTGCAGCTTAGTTGAAACGCTTCAGGACGAG GTTGACACAATTGGTGATATTATTTACGAGCTGTGTGCAAAGCTACCGTACAGTAAAGAACACCACTCGGAGTACGTTCAAATGAGATCGTCGTTGATGATCATATGGATGAACACGATCAGCGGTGTATCGATGAGTAGCTACGGTCTCTCTAATATCTCAACATTGACGTTCGTCGACTTGGCACATACTGCTTATGCAGTGTTGACTTTTTTCACTAGTGTTGGTTGA